From a single Brassica napus cultivar Da-Ae chromosome C9, Da-Ae, whole genome shotgun sequence genomic region:
- the LOC106365543 gene encoding CAAX prenyl protease 1 homolog, with translation MAIPYMETVVGFMIVMYIFETYLDMRQHSALKLPSLPKTLVGVISQEKFEKSRAYSLDKSHFHFVHEFVTILMDSAMLFFGILPWFWKLSGGFLSMVGLDPENEILHTLSFLAGVMIWSQITDLPFSLYSTFVIESRHGFNKQTIWMFFRDMVKGILLSVVLAPPIVAAIIVIVQKGGPYLAIYLWAFMFILSLVMMTIYPVLIAPLFNKFTPLPDGDLRGKIEKLASSLKFPLTKLFVVDGSTRSSHSNAYMYGFFKNKRIVLYDTLIHQCKNEDEIVAVIAHELGHWKLNHTTYSFIAVQILTLLQFGGYTLVRNSTDLFRSFGFDTQPVLIGLIIFQHTVIPLQHLVSFGLNLVSRAFEFQADAFAVKLGYAKDLRPALVKLQEENLSAMNTDPLYSAYHYSHPPLVERLRAIDGQDKKTD, from the exons ATGGCGATTCCTTACATGGAGACCGTCGTGG gTTTTATGATAGTGATGTACATTTTTGAGACGTATTTGGATATGAGGCAGCACTCTGCTCTCAAGCTTCCATCTCTCCCAAAAACCTTGGTTGGAGTCATTAGCCAAGAGAAGTTTGAGAAATCTCGAGCATACAGTCTTGACAAAAG CCATTTTCACTTTGTTCATGAGTTTGTGACGATCCTTATGGACTCTGCCATGTTGTTCTTTGGGATATTGCCTTGGTTCTGGAAG TTATCTGGAGGTTTTCTATCGATGGTGGGACTCGATCCAGAGAATGAAATACTGCACACTCTTTCATTCTTGGCTGGTGTTATGATATGGTCACAG ATCACTGATTTGCCATTTTCTTTGTACTCAACTTTCGTGATTGAGTCTCGACATGGGTTCAACAAA CAAACAATATGGATGTTCTTTAGGGACATGGTCAAAGGAATACTACTCTCTGTCGTACTAGCCCCACCCATTGTTGCCGCAATTATTGTTATAGTTCAG AAAGGAGGCCCTTACCTTGCCATCTATCTATGGGCATTCATGTTTATCCTGTCTCTCGTGATGATGACTATATACCCAGTTTTGATTGCACCTCTTTTCAACAAGTTCACTCCT CTTCCAGATGGAGACCTCCGGGGGAAAATTGAGAAGCTTGCTTCTTCTCTAAAGTTTCCTCTGACGAAGCTGTTTGTCGTCGATGGATCTACAAGGTCAAGCCATAGCAAT GCTTACATGTATGGTTTCTTCAAGAACAAAAGGATTGTCCTTTATGACACGTTGATTCACCAG TGCAAGAACGAGGATGAAATTGTGGCGGTTATTGCACACGAGCTTGGACACTGGAAGCTAAATCACACTACATACTCGTTCATTGCAGTTCAA atCCTTACCCTCTTACAGTTTGGAGGATACACTCTTGTCAGAAACTCCACTGATCTCTTCAGGAGTTTTGGATTTGATACACAACCAGTTCTCATTGGTTTGATCATATTTCAG CACACTGTAATACCACTTCAACACCTAGTAAGCTTTGGCCTCAACCTTGTTAGTCGAGCGTTTGAGTTTCAG GCTGATGCCTTTGCGGTGAAGCTTGGTTATGCTAAAGATCTCCGTCCTGCTCTAGTGAAGCTACAG GAAGAGAACTTATCAGCGATGAACACTGATCCATTGTACTCAGCTTATCACTACTCACATCCTCCTCTTGTTGAGAGGCTACGAGCCATTGATGGACAGGACAAGAAGACAGATTAA
- the LOC106365657 gene encoding 50S ribosomal protein L5, chloroplastic: MASPSLLQSSASSFHCRFPSLAVTSSVPPPLRNLLKVSASGTVLVEKSEAEKVQRLKTAYLERIIPALKDEFKYINIHQVPKVQKIVVNCGIGDAAQNDKGLEAAMKDIALITGQKPVKTRARASIATFKIREDQPLGIAVTLRGDVMYSFLDRLINLALPRTRDFQGVSPSSFDGNGNYSIGVKDQSVFPEIRFDAIGKARGMDVCISTTAKTDQEGQKLLALMGMPFREGSSANTGAPVRKKKLKSHHFDAKGKGKGKR; this comes from the exons ATGGCAAGTCCTTCGCTTCTGCAGTCTTCTGCTTCCTCCTTTCACTGCCGTTTTCCCTCGTTAGCGGTTACATCCTCCGTACCCCCGCCGCTGAGAAACTTGTTGAAAGTCTCGGCGTCGGGAACAGTGCTGGTGGAGAAATCTGAGGCTGAGAAAGTCCAGCGCCTCAAAACCGCGTACCTCGAGAGAATCATCCCCGCGCTCAAAGATGAGTTCAAGTACATTAACATTCACCAG GTTCCAAAGGTTCAGAAGATTGTGGTGAACTGTGGTATAGGAGATGCAGCGCAGAACGACAAAGGTTTGGAGGCGGCAATGAAAGATATAGCGCTTATCACAGGGCAGAAGCCTGTCAAGACGAGAGCTAGAGCTTCCATTGCCACTTTCAAGATTAGGGAAGATCAACCTCTTGGCATTGCCGTCACTCTCCGAGGAGAC GTGATGTACTCGTTCTTGGATCGACTTATTAATCTAGCACTTCCGAGAACACGAGATTTCCAAGGTGTGAGTCCCAGTAGCTTTGATGGCAACGGCAACTACAGTATTGGTGTCAAAGACCAAAGTGTCTTCCCTGAAATCAG ATTTGATGCGATTGGGAAAGCAAGAGGAATGGATGTATGCATCAGCACAACAGCCAAAACAGATCAAGAAGGACAGAAACTATTGGCTCTGATGGGAATGCCTTTCAGGGAAGGAAGCAGCGCCAACACAGGGGCGccagtgaggaagaagaagctaaaGTCTCATCATTTTGATGCTAAAGGCAAAGGCAAGGGAAAGAGATGA
- the LOC106365544 gene encoding uncharacterized protein LOC106365544 isoform X1 — protein sequence MSIANEQQFAMDVNNTNDDESTKKPRVSYTRKFLLSLSDKDVVCKKLPNLPSEFNDLLLRDSEDPSPERPRISGGLRRNDYSSSPPTRGEFGGNSRGTHGRWEGRSGGWNDKDSDPSHSDRDPGEPGRRSGMPSRRPWQAPEHDGLLGKGSFPKPSGLGAGPAGPKPHQSDDSYQLRRSNEPYHPPRPYKAAPYTRRDTRDSLNDETFGSSESTNEEDRAEEERKRRASFELLRKEHQKVFQERQKSNPDLRKNVFDFTELLGESKDEKERPSRSDDVNNNPSIPGSNNHSTPPQSSAPRPLVPPGFASTILERKQGEKPQTETSQHERSPLVPKGINVVNEEKPSVFRIGSSEMPVEGETCFISTMSTTIINNNDKSFEKLSTIGAAGEAPGYPRKVEQATVKLDQKKSLEISDEPSILDKIFNTAINLNTGDSSNSPQKIVEKVEETRSPQTVKSSKFAHLFLEEDNKPVEDLPSSKPPRGLLSLLQGADKLQTFETGAKDEHSMDFPYQGHVTKNTDKLSNTSATKSVKAAPPVLTCEDLEQSILSEVSETYHPPPPAPVDQDLSVSSVKKTNQGKPSVDNQASQHLLSLLQRSADPISPDTHLLSVTESRPPPSVKPPTAGEADPGKSLTLENLFGSAFMNELQSIGEPVSGRPTVSDVPGIPLRSDRSIGELSQRNQIRPDGLLGGLLGLPEDGNLLAVGDPANPQSYMSFSGPRNQKPEVAFNISDKLAALNSGPRNERPTLGGPDGPFLHHHPQQHAANPSPHLNGSGPGFHPLDTRHAHIKPQLDFMGQGSIIAQHQGPPPNMIHRPPLHHSTSGVPEFDRLPPHMQQKMHMQDNLQRHHLMQGFPGGGPPHHHSPHVNNQMPGLIPELNPSQGFPFAHRQPNYGMPPPGSQGNRVEHPASLNTLLGIHQRMDPSKQPPAMGQAGGPNRQGSMGQELDLGFGYR from the exons ATGAGTATAGCAAATGAGCAACAGTTTGCCATGGATGTCAACAACACCAATGATGACGAATCCACAAA GAAACCTAGAGTTTCATACACGAGAAAGTTTCTTTTATCGTTAAGCGATAAGGATGTTGTTTGCAAGAAGCTCCCAAATCTTCCCTCTGAGTTTAATGATTTACTCTTGCG TGACTCTGAAGATCCTTCACCCGAGCGACCGAGAATCTCTGGTGGTTTGAGGCGGAACGACTACAGCTCATCGCCTCCCACCAGGGGTGAATTTGGTGGTAACTCTCGAGGCACACATGGAAGATGGGAAGGGCGTTCTGGTGGATGGAATGATAAAGATAGCGATCCTTCACATTCAGACCGGGACCCAG GTGAGCCTGGGAGGCGTTCTGGCATGCCATCTCGGAGGCCTTGGCAAGCACCGGAGCATGATGGACTTCTTGGGAAAGGTTCTTTCCCCAAGCCTTCTGGACTTGGTGCGGGACCAGCTGGGCCCAAGCCCCATCAATCTGATGACTCATATCAGCTGCGTCGAAGCAATGAACCTTACCATCCTCCTCGCCCATACAAG GCCGCACCTTACACTCGACGTGACACTAGAGACTCATTAAATGATGAGACGTTTGGTTCTTCTGAATCTACAAATGAAGAAGATAGggcagaagaagaaagaaaaagaagag CttcttttgagttgttgaggaAGGAACATCAAAAAGTATTCCAGGAGAGGCAAAAGTCAAACCCAGACCTACGTAAAAACGTCTTTGATTTTACGGAACTGCTTGGGGAGTCCAAAGATGAAAAAGAGCGTCCAAGCAGAAGCGATGATGTTAACAACAATCCATCAATTCCTGGTTCAAATAACCACTCGACTCCTCCTCAAAGTAGTGCACCCAGACCGCTTGTACCTCCTGGTTTTGCAAGCACAATTTTGGAAAGAAAGCAAGGGGAAAAACCTCAA ACTGAAACTTCTCAACATGAACGTAGTCCTTTGGTTCCCAAAGGCATTAATGTGGTGAATGAAGAAAAGCCGTCGGTATTTAGGATAGGCTCAAGTGAGATGCCGGTAGAAGGTGAAACTTGTTTCATTTCTACGATGTCTACaactataattaataacaaTGACAAAAGTTTTGAAAAACTTTCCACCATCGGAGCTGCTGGTGAAGCTCCAGGATATCCTAGAAAAGTTGAGCAAGCTACAGTGAAGTTGGACCAGAAGAAAAGCTTGGAGATTTCTGATGAGCCGTCCATTCTGGATAAGATATTCAACACCGCTATAAATTTGAATACTGGCGATTCCTCTAATAGTCCTCAG AAAATTGTCGAAAAGGTAGAAGAGACTCGGAGCCCTCAGACTGTTAAATCCTCAAAGTTCGCACATCTGTTTCTTGAAGAAG ATAACAAGCCAGTCGAAGATCTTCCATCCAGCAAGCCACCAAGAGGCTTACTATCACTACTTCAAGGTGCAGATAAGTTGCAAACCTTTGAGACAGGTGCTAAGGATGAACATTCGATGGATTTTCCTTATCAAGGTCATGTCACTAAAAACACTGATAAGTTAAGCAACACTTCCGCAACTAAATCAGTAAAAGCTGCTCCACCTGTTCTCACTTGTGAAGATCTTGAGCAGTCTATTCTGTCAGAAGTCAGTGAAACCTatcatcctcctcctccagcgccAGTTGACCAAGACTTGAGTGTTTCTTCAGTGAAGAAGACCAACCAAGGGAAACCATCTGTTGATAACCAAGCTTCACAGCACCTTCTTTCTTTGTTACAGAGAAGTGCAGACCCGATTAGTCCAGATACGCATCTACTTTCAGTCACAGAGAGTAGACCACCACCGTCTGTGAAACCACCTACAGCTGGAGAAGCAGACCCGGGGAAGTCTCTTACCCTTGAGAATCTATTTGGGAGTGCCTTCATGAACGAACTGCAGTCAATTGGTGAACCTGTCTCTGGAAGACCTACGGTTTCTGATGTGCCTGGGATCCCGCTTCGATCAGACAGATCTATTGGTGAGCTGAGCCAAAGAAATCAAATCAGACCTGACGGTCTCCTCGGTGGGCTACTAGGCCTTCCAGAAGATGGTAACTTACTTGCAGTTGGCGATCCTGCAAACCCACAAAGTTACATGTCTTTTTCAGGACCTCGTAATCAGAAGCCTGAAGTAGCTTTCAACATCTCTGACAAGCTAGCTGCTTTAAACTCTGGTCCAAGGAACGAAAGACCAACATTGGGAGGTCCAGATGGTCCTTTTCTGCACCATCATCCCCAACAACACGCAGCCAACCCTTCTCCTCACTTGAATGGTTCAGGCCCGGGTTTCCATCCTTTGGATACTCGACATGCTCATATAAAACCTCAGCTCGATTTCATGGGCCAAGGAAGCATCATAGCTCAACATCAGGGTCCTCCACCAAACATGATTCATCGCCCACCTTTGCATCATTCAACTAGTGGCGTTCCGGAGTTTGATCGCCTTCCTCCACATATGCAGCAGAAGATGCATATGCAAGACAACTTGCAACGCCATCATCTAATGCAAGGATTCCCCGGTGGTGGTCCACCACACCATCACTCTCCTCATGTAAACAACCAAATGCCTGGTCTCATCCCCGAGTTAAATCCATCACAAGGCTTCCCCTTCGCCCATCGCCAGCCCAACTACGGTATGCCACCACCAG GTTCTCAAGGCAACAGAGTGGAACATCCAGCTTCACTGAATACGCTCTTAGGGATTCATCAGAGGATGGACCCATCCAAGCAGCCTCCGGCAATGGGTCAAGCCGGTGGTCCTAATCGTCAGGGATCTATGGGTCAGGAACTCGACCTTGGCTTTGGCTATAGGTAA
- the LOC106365544 gene encoding uncharacterized protein LOC106365544 isoform X2, with translation MSIANEQQFAMDVNNTNDDESTKKPRVSYTRKFLLSLSDKDVVCKKLPNLPSEFNDLLLRDSEDPSPERPRISGGLRRNDYSSSPPTRGEFGGNSRGTHGRWEGRSGGWNDKDSDPSHSDRDPGEPGRRSGMPSRRPWQAPEHDGLLGKGSFPKPSGLGAGPAGPKPHQSDDSYQLRRSNEPYHPPRPYKAAPYTRRDTRDSLNDETFGSSESTNEEDRAEEERKRRASFELLRKEHQKVFQERQKSNPDLRKNVFDFTELLGESKDEKERPSRSDDVNNNPSIPGSNNHSTPPQSSAPRPLVPPGFASTILERKQGEKPQTETSQHERSPLVPKGINVVNEEKPSVFRIGSSEMPVEAAGEAPGYPRKVEQATVKLDQKKSLEISDEPSILDKIFNTAINLNTGDSSNSPQKIVEKVEETRSPQTVKSSKFAHLFLEEDNKPVEDLPSSKPPRGLLSLLQGADKLQTFETGAKDEHSMDFPYQGHVTKNTDKLSNTSATKSVKAAPPVLTCEDLEQSILSEVSETYHPPPPAPVDQDLSVSSVKKTNQGKPSVDNQASQHLLSLLQRSADPISPDTHLLSVTESRPPPSVKPPTAGEADPGKSLTLENLFGSAFMNELQSIGEPVSGRPTVSDVPGIPLRSDRSIGELSQRNQIRPDGLLGGLLGLPEDGNLLAVGDPANPQSYMSFSGPRNQKPEVAFNISDKLAALNSGPRNERPTLGGPDGPFLHHHPQQHAANPSPHLNGSGPGFHPLDTRHAHIKPQLDFMGQGSIIAQHQGPPPNMIHRPPLHHSTSGVPEFDRLPPHMQQKMHMQDNLQRHHLMQGFPGGGPPHHHSPHVNNQMPGLIPELNPSQGFPFAHRQPNYGMPPPGSQGNRVEHPASLNTLLGIHQRMDPSKQPPAMGQAGGPNRQGSMGQELDLGFGYR, from the exons ATGAGTATAGCAAATGAGCAACAGTTTGCCATGGATGTCAACAACACCAATGATGACGAATCCACAAA GAAACCTAGAGTTTCATACACGAGAAAGTTTCTTTTATCGTTAAGCGATAAGGATGTTGTTTGCAAGAAGCTCCCAAATCTTCCCTCTGAGTTTAATGATTTACTCTTGCG TGACTCTGAAGATCCTTCACCCGAGCGACCGAGAATCTCTGGTGGTTTGAGGCGGAACGACTACAGCTCATCGCCTCCCACCAGGGGTGAATTTGGTGGTAACTCTCGAGGCACACATGGAAGATGGGAAGGGCGTTCTGGTGGATGGAATGATAAAGATAGCGATCCTTCACATTCAGACCGGGACCCAG GTGAGCCTGGGAGGCGTTCTGGCATGCCATCTCGGAGGCCTTGGCAAGCACCGGAGCATGATGGACTTCTTGGGAAAGGTTCTTTCCCCAAGCCTTCTGGACTTGGTGCGGGACCAGCTGGGCCCAAGCCCCATCAATCTGATGACTCATATCAGCTGCGTCGAAGCAATGAACCTTACCATCCTCCTCGCCCATACAAG GCCGCACCTTACACTCGACGTGACACTAGAGACTCATTAAATGATGAGACGTTTGGTTCTTCTGAATCTACAAATGAAGAAGATAGggcagaagaagaaagaaaaagaagag CttcttttgagttgttgaggaAGGAACATCAAAAAGTATTCCAGGAGAGGCAAAAGTCAAACCCAGACCTACGTAAAAACGTCTTTGATTTTACGGAACTGCTTGGGGAGTCCAAAGATGAAAAAGAGCGTCCAAGCAGAAGCGATGATGTTAACAACAATCCATCAATTCCTGGTTCAAATAACCACTCGACTCCTCCTCAAAGTAGTGCACCCAGACCGCTTGTACCTCCTGGTTTTGCAAGCACAATTTTGGAAAGAAAGCAAGGGGAAAAACCTCAA ACTGAAACTTCTCAACATGAACGTAGTCCTTTGGTTCCCAAAGGCATTAATGTGGTGAATGAAGAAAAGCCGTCGGTATTTAGGATAGGCTCAAGTGAGATGCCGGTAGAAG CTGCTGGTGAAGCTCCAGGATATCCTAGAAAAGTTGAGCAAGCTACAGTGAAGTTGGACCAGAAGAAAAGCTTGGAGATTTCTGATGAGCCGTCCATTCTGGATAAGATATTCAACACCGCTATAAATTTGAATACTGGCGATTCCTCTAATAGTCCTCAG AAAATTGTCGAAAAGGTAGAAGAGACTCGGAGCCCTCAGACTGTTAAATCCTCAAAGTTCGCACATCTGTTTCTTGAAGAAG ATAACAAGCCAGTCGAAGATCTTCCATCCAGCAAGCCACCAAGAGGCTTACTATCACTACTTCAAGGTGCAGATAAGTTGCAAACCTTTGAGACAGGTGCTAAGGATGAACATTCGATGGATTTTCCTTATCAAGGTCATGTCACTAAAAACACTGATAAGTTAAGCAACACTTCCGCAACTAAATCAGTAAAAGCTGCTCCACCTGTTCTCACTTGTGAAGATCTTGAGCAGTCTATTCTGTCAGAAGTCAGTGAAACCTatcatcctcctcctccagcgccAGTTGACCAAGACTTGAGTGTTTCTTCAGTGAAGAAGACCAACCAAGGGAAACCATCTGTTGATAACCAAGCTTCACAGCACCTTCTTTCTTTGTTACAGAGAAGTGCAGACCCGATTAGTCCAGATACGCATCTACTTTCAGTCACAGAGAGTAGACCACCACCGTCTGTGAAACCACCTACAGCTGGAGAAGCAGACCCGGGGAAGTCTCTTACCCTTGAGAATCTATTTGGGAGTGCCTTCATGAACGAACTGCAGTCAATTGGTGAACCTGTCTCTGGAAGACCTACGGTTTCTGATGTGCCTGGGATCCCGCTTCGATCAGACAGATCTATTGGTGAGCTGAGCCAAAGAAATCAAATCAGACCTGACGGTCTCCTCGGTGGGCTACTAGGCCTTCCAGAAGATGGTAACTTACTTGCAGTTGGCGATCCTGCAAACCCACAAAGTTACATGTCTTTTTCAGGACCTCGTAATCAGAAGCCTGAAGTAGCTTTCAACATCTCTGACAAGCTAGCTGCTTTAAACTCTGGTCCAAGGAACGAAAGACCAACATTGGGAGGTCCAGATGGTCCTTTTCTGCACCATCATCCCCAACAACACGCAGCCAACCCTTCTCCTCACTTGAATGGTTCAGGCCCGGGTTTCCATCCTTTGGATACTCGACATGCTCATATAAAACCTCAGCTCGATTTCATGGGCCAAGGAAGCATCATAGCTCAACATCAGGGTCCTCCACCAAACATGATTCATCGCCCACCTTTGCATCATTCAACTAGTGGCGTTCCGGAGTTTGATCGCCTTCCTCCACATATGCAGCAGAAGATGCATATGCAAGACAACTTGCAACGCCATCATCTAATGCAAGGATTCCCCGGTGGTGGTCCACCACACCATCACTCTCCTCATGTAAACAACCAAATGCCTGGTCTCATCCCCGAGTTAAATCCATCACAAGGCTTCCCCTTCGCCCATCGCCAGCCCAACTACGGTATGCCACCACCAG GTTCTCAAGGCAACAGAGTGGAACATCCAGCTTCACTGAATACGCTCTTAGGGATTCATCAGAGGATGGACCCATCCAAGCAGCCTCCGGCAATGGGTCAAGCCGGTGGTCCTAATCGTCAGGGATCTATGGGTCAGGAACTCGACCTTGGCTTTGGCTATAGGTAA
- the LOC106365544 gene encoding uncharacterized protein LOC106365544 isoform X3, whose protein sequence is MSIANEQQFAMDVNNTNDDESTKKPRVSYTRKFLLSLSDKDVVCKKLPNLPSEFNDLLLRDSEDPSPERPRISGGLRRNDYSSSPPTRGEFGGNSRGTHGRWEGRSGGWNDKDSDPSHSDRDPGEPGRRSGMPSRRPWQAPEHDGLLGKGSFPKPSGLGAGPAGPKPHQSDDSYQLRRSNEPYHPPRPYKAAPYTRRDTRDSLNDETFGSSESTNEEDRAEEERKRRASFELLRKEHQKVFQERQKSNPDLRKNVFDFTELLGESKDEKERPSRSDDVNNNPSIPGSNNHSTPPQSSAPRPLVPPGFASTILERKQGEKPQTETSQHERSPLVPKGINVVNEEKPSVFRIGSSEMPVEAPGYPRKVEQATVKLDQKKSLEISDEPSILDKIFNTAINLNTGDSSNSPQKIVEKVEETRSPQTVKSSKFAHLFLEEDNKPVEDLPSSKPPRGLLSLLQGADKLQTFETGAKDEHSMDFPYQGHVTKNTDKLSNTSATKSVKAAPPVLTCEDLEQSILSEVSETYHPPPPAPVDQDLSVSSVKKTNQGKPSVDNQASQHLLSLLQRSADPISPDTHLLSVTESRPPPSVKPPTAGEADPGKSLTLENLFGSAFMNELQSIGEPVSGRPTVSDVPGIPLRSDRSIGELSQRNQIRPDGLLGGLLGLPEDGNLLAVGDPANPQSYMSFSGPRNQKPEVAFNISDKLAALNSGPRNERPTLGGPDGPFLHHHPQQHAANPSPHLNGSGPGFHPLDTRHAHIKPQLDFMGQGSIIAQHQGPPPNMIHRPPLHHSTSGVPEFDRLPPHMQQKMHMQDNLQRHHLMQGFPGGGPPHHHSPHVNNQMPGLIPELNPSQGFPFAHRQPNYGMPPPGSQGNRVEHPASLNTLLGIHQRMDPSKQPPAMGQAGGPNRQGSMGQELDLGFGYR, encoded by the exons ATGAGTATAGCAAATGAGCAACAGTTTGCCATGGATGTCAACAACACCAATGATGACGAATCCACAAA GAAACCTAGAGTTTCATACACGAGAAAGTTTCTTTTATCGTTAAGCGATAAGGATGTTGTTTGCAAGAAGCTCCCAAATCTTCCCTCTGAGTTTAATGATTTACTCTTGCG TGACTCTGAAGATCCTTCACCCGAGCGACCGAGAATCTCTGGTGGTTTGAGGCGGAACGACTACAGCTCATCGCCTCCCACCAGGGGTGAATTTGGTGGTAACTCTCGAGGCACACATGGAAGATGGGAAGGGCGTTCTGGTGGATGGAATGATAAAGATAGCGATCCTTCACATTCAGACCGGGACCCAG GTGAGCCTGGGAGGCGTTCTGGCATGCCATCTCGGAGGCCTTGGCAAGCACCGGAGCATGATGGACTTCTTGGGAAAGGTTCTTTCCCCAAGCCTTCTGGACTTGGTGCGGGACCAGCTGGGCCCAAGCCCCATCAATCTGATGACTCATATCAGCTGCGTCGAAGCAATGAACCTTACCATCCTCCTCGCCCATACAAG GCCGCACCTTACACTCGACGTGACACTAGAGACTCATTAAATGATGAGACGTTTGGTTCTTCTGAATCTACAAATGAAGAAGATAGggcagaagaagaaagaaaaagaagag CttcttttgagttgttgaggaAGGAACATCAAAAAGTATTCCAGGAGAGGCAAAAGTCAAACCCAGACCTACGTAAAAACGTCTTTGATTTTACGGAACTGCTTGGGGAGTCCAAAGATGAAAAAGAGCGTCCAAGCAGAAGCGATGATGTTAACAACAATCCATCAATTCCTGGTTCAAATAACCACTCGACTCCTCCTCAAAGTAGTGCACCCAGACCGCTTGTACCTCCTGGTTTTGCAAGCACAATTTTGGAAAGAAAGCAAGGGGAAAAACCTCAA ACTGAAACTTCTCAACATGAACGTAGTCCTTTGGTTCCCAAAGGCATTAATGTGGTGAATGAAGAAAAGCCGTCGGTATTTAGGATAGGCTCAAGTGAGATGCCGGTAGAAG CTCCAGGATATCCTAGAAAAGTTGAGCAAGCTACAGTGAAGTTGGACCAGAAGAAAAGCTTGGAGATTTCTGATGAGCCGTCCATTCTGGATAAGATATTCAACACCGCTATAAATTTGAATACTGGCGATTCCTCTAATAGTCCTCAG AAAATTGTCGAAAAGGTAGAAGAGACTCGGAGCCCTCAGACTGTTAAATCCTCAAAGTTCGCACATCTGTTTCTTGAAGAAG ATAACAAGCCAGTCGAAGATCTTCCATCCAGCAAGCCACCAAGAGGCTTACTATCACTACTTCAAGGTGCAGATAAGTTGCAAACCTTTGAGACAGGTGCTAAGGATGAACATTCGATGGATTTTCCTTATCAAGGTCATGTCACTAAAAACACTGATAAGTTAAGCAACACTTCCGCAACTAAATCAGTAAAAGCTGCTCCACCTGTTCTCACTTGTGAAGATCTTGAGCAGTCTATTCTGTCAGAAGTCAGTGAAACCTatcatcctcctcctccagcgccAGTTGACCAAGACTTGAGTGTTTCTTCAGTGAAGAAGACCAACCAAGGGAAACCATCTGTTGATAACCAAGCTTCACAGCACCTTCTTTCTTTGTTACAGAGAAGTGCAGACCCGATTAGTCCAGATACGCATCTACTTTCAGTCACAGAGAGTAGACCACCACCGTCTGTGAAACCACCTACAGCTGGAGAAGCAGACCCGGGGAAGTCTCTTACCCTTGAGAATCTATTTGGGAGTGCCTTCATGAACGAACTGCAGTCAATTGGTGAACCTGTCTCTGGAAGACCTACGGTTTCTGATGTGCCTGGGATCCCGCTTCGATCAGACAGATCTATTGGTGAGCTGAGCCAAAGAAATCAAATCAGACCTGACGGTCTCCTCGGTGGGCTACTAGGCCTTCCAGAAGATGGTAACTTACTTGCAGTTGGCGATCCTGCAAACCCACAAAGTTACATGTCTTTTTCAGGACCTCGTAATCAGAAGCCTGAAGTAGCTTTCAACATCTCTGACAAGCTAGCTGCTTTAAACTCTGGTCCAAGGAACGAAAGACCAACATTGGGAGGTCCAGATGGTCCTTTTCTGCACCATCATCCCCAACAACACGCAGCCAACCCTTCTCCTCACTTGAATGGTTCAGGCCCGGGTTTCCATCCTTTGGATACTCGACATGCTCATATAAAACCTCAGCTCGATTTCATGGGCCAAGGAAGCATCATAGCTCAACATCAGGGTCCTCCACCAAACATGATTCATCGCCCACCTTTGCATCATTCAACTAGTGGCGTTCCGGAGTTTGATCGCCTTCCTCCACATATGCAGCAGAAGATGCATATGCAAGACAACTTGCAACGCCATCATCTAATGCAAGGATTCCCCGGTGGTGGTCCACCACACCATCACTCTCCTCATGTAAACAACCAAATGCCTGGTCTCATCCCCGAGTTAAATCCATCACAAGGCTTCCCCTTCGCCCATCGCCAGCCCAACTACGGTATGCCACCACCAG GTTCTCAAGGCAACAGAGTGGAACATCCAGCTTCACTGAATACGCTCTTAGGGATTCATCAGAGGATGGACCCATCCAAGCAGCCTCCGGCAATGGGTCAAGCCGGTGGTCCTAATCGTCAGGGATCTATGGGTCAGGAACTCGACCTTGGCTTTGGCTATAGGTAA